AATCATCCCTGTCCTCCTGGTAGGACCACCAGATAATGAAGGCTCTTCCCTTAATGAAGCTCCTGGGGACGAAGCCGAAGTAGCGGCTATCCCTGCTGTTGTTTCTGTGGTCACCGAGAACGAAGTAGGAATCAGGCGGGACAACTGTTGGGGGGAAGTAGGAATGAGGGTCTCTGTATCTATCCGCGATGTAAGGTTCGTTGAGCTTCTCGCCGTTTACGAAGGCGATGCCGTCTCTGACCTCGACGATATCACCGGGAAGACCGATGACCCTCTTGATGTAATCGAATTCAGGCTCCTCGGGAAACTTGAAGACGATAACGTCCTGCCTCTTCACATCCCGCATAGGAAGAATCTTCTTCTCAAAATCGAAACTCGTGGGAGAGTAAACGAAGCGATTCACCATTATGTAATCGCCGATCAGTAGTGTATCCTCCATAGAGCCAGTGGGGATCTTGGATTGCTGGAAGACGAAAGCTCTCGAGAAGAGAACGAAGATCACGCATATCACTATCGTCTCGAAGTAATCCCTGACGACGCTCTTCCT
The Acidobacteriota bacterium genome window above contains:
- the lepB gene encoding signal peptidase I, with protein sequence MAARSGIRAQREAKIEILPPRKSVVRDYFETIVICVIFVLFSRAFVFQQSKIPTGSMEDTLLIGDYIMVNRFVYSPTSFDFEKKILPMRDVKRQDVIVFKFPEEPEFDYIKRVIGLPGDIVEVRDGIAFVNGEKLNEPYIADRYRDPHSYFPPTVVPPDSYFVLGDHRNNSRDSRYFGFVPRSFIKGRAFIIWWSYQEDRDDYERKGFERIKSILSKLFHLFTKSRWDRCFTIIK